From the genome of Caloenas nicobarica isolate bCalNic1 chromosome 16, bCalNic1.hap1, whole genome shotgun sequence, one region includes:
- the CRYBB3 gene encoding beta-crystallin B3, giving the protein MTEQQSPPEQMATGEGAGEQGANYKITIYELENFQGKKCELTEELPSITERELEKVGSIQVEAGPWVGFERQAFAGEQFVLEKGDYPRWDSWSNSHNSDSLMSLRPLQIDSPDHKIQLFENTGYTGRKMEIVDDDVPSLWAHGFQDRVASVRALNGTWVGYEFPGYRGRQHVFEKGEYRHWNDWDANQPLMQSVRRVRDQQWHQRGSFENS; this is encoded by the exons ATGACTGAGCAGCAAAGTCCCCCCGAGCAGATGGCAACTGGGGAGGGTGCTGGCGAGCAAGGTGCTAATTACAAG ATCACAATCTATGAGCTGGAGAATTTCCAGGGGAAGAAGTGTGAGCTGACGGAGGAGCTGCCCAGCATCACGGAGAGAGAGCTGGAGAAGGTGGGCTCCATCCAGGTGGAGGCTGGCCC GTGGGTGGGCTTCGAGCGCCAAGCCTTCGCCGGGGAGCAGTTTGTGCTGGAGAAGGGCGACTACCCGCGCTGGGACTCCTGGTCCAACAGCCACAACAGCGACAGCCTGATGTCCCTCCGTCCCCTCCAGATT GACAGCCCTGACCACAAGATCCAGCTGTTTGAGAACACGGGCTACACGGGGCGGAAGATGGAGATCGTGGACGATGACGTCCCCAGCCTCTGGGCCCACGGCTTCCAGGACCGCGTGGCCAGCGTCAGGGCCCTGAACGGAAC GTGGGTGGGCTACGAGTTCCCTGGGTACCGAGGCCGCCAGCACGTCTTCGAGAAGGGCGAGTACCGGCACTGGAATGACTGGGACGCCAACCAGCCCCTCATGCAGTCCGTGCGCCGCGTGCGCGACCAGCAGTGGCACCAGCGCGGCAGCTTCGAGAACAGCTGA
- the CRYBB2 gene encoding beta-crystallin B2, whose translation MASEHQMPASKQQQPSSKIAIFEQENFQGRCHELSGACHNLKEAGVDKVGSILVHSGPWVGYEQASCKGEQFVFEKGEYPRWDSWTNSRRSDSITSLRPIKVDSQEHKIVLYENPSFTGKKIEIIDDDVPSFHAHGYQEKVSSVRVQSGTWVGYQYPGYRGYQYLFEKGDYKDSSDFGAQHPQIQSVRRIRDMQWHQRGAYHPTN comes from the exons ATGGCTTCCGAGCACCAGATGCCAGCCTCCAAGCAGCAGCAACCCAGCTCCAAG ATCGCCATCTTCGAGCAGGAGAACTTCCAGGGCCGCTGCCATGAGCTCAGCGGCGCCTGCCACAACCTGAAGGAAGCCGGTGTGGACAAAGTGGGCTCCATCCTTGTGCACTCTGGACC CTGGGTGGGCTACGAGCAGGCAAGCTGCAAAGGGGAGCAGTTTGTGTTTGAGAAGGGGGAGTACCCTCGCTGGGACTCCTGGACCAACAGCCGGAGAAGCGACAGCATCACTTCCCTGAGACCCATCAAAGTG GACAGCCAGGAGCACAAGATCGTGCTGTACGAAAACCCCAGCTTCACCGGCAAGAAGATCGAAATCATAGATGACGACGTGCCCAGCTTCCACGCACATGGCTACCAGGAGAAGGTCTCGTCCGTGCGGGTGCAGAGCGGCAC GTGGGTGGGATACCAGTACCCTGGCTACCGGGGCTACCAGTACCTGTTTGAAAAGGGGGACTATAAGGACAGCTCAGACTTCGGcgcccagcacccccagatccaGTCGGTCAGGCGCATCCGGGACATGCAGTGGCACCAGCGCGGCGCCTACCACCCCACCAACTAG